One Gloeobacter morelensis MG652769 DNA window includes the following coding sequences:
- a CDS encoding bifunctional metallophosphatase/5'-nucleotidase produces the protein MRVYRLICVGLLAAVVLGTASPLPAARAADTFELTLLHNNDGESALLSSPVEIEEGGETVEVGGVARFARVVRKLRREGSSCPAKGVLLISSGDNFLAGPQFNASLEKGIPFYDTLALDLLRYDASAIGNHEFDFGPDTLADFIRGFKNPPAFVTANLDFSAEPKLNALVKRGRISKSSVVNVCGQRFGIVGATTPLLGSISSPRDVKIDPDVVGTVQAEIDVLLAQGINKIIFTSHLQSVEEDLALIPQLQGIDIAIAGGGDELLANPDTPLLPGDAELVAGSYPLTAADKDGKSVPIITTTGSYRYVGKLVASFDAAGNVVSLDANRSGPVRVIAKSRSFPDGVVPDPLVQELVTRPVQAAVDDLAANVIGQSEVALDGLRTNVRTIETNQGNLVGDALLWQANQLAAGFGAPTADVALQNGGGMRDDEVVPPGNITELKTFDILPFSNFVCIVPQISAAQFKEILENAVSRVELTDGRFAQIAGFRYTWDATGTAQVIDETTGQITTPGTRVKEVVLANGTVLVQNGQVVAGAPAVNIATIDFLARNGDQYPFNGVPFTNLAVSYQQALLNYITGNLSGVVTSSQYPEGGSGRITRLN, from the coding sequence GTGAGAGTTTATCGCTTAATTTGCGTGGGTCTGCTTGCGGCCGTGGTGCTTGGTACCGCTTCGCCGCTCCCCGCCGCACGCGCGGCCGATACTTTTGAATTGACGCTTCTGCACAACAACGACGGCGAATCGGCGCTTTTATCCTCGCCGGTGGAAATCGAAGAAGGGGGCGAGACCGTCGAGGTGGGTGGCGTCGCCCGCTTCGCCAGGGTCGTGCGCAAATTGCGCCGCGAAGGTTCCTCCTGCCCCGCCAAGGGGGTGCTGCTCATCTCCTCCGGCGACAACTTTCTGGCAGGTCCACAGTTCAACGCCAGCCTCGAAAAGGGTATTCCGTTCTACGACACCCTCGCCCTGGATTTGTTGCGCTACGACGCCAGCGCCATCGGCAACCACGAATTCGATTTCGGGCCGGACACGCTGGCGGATTTCATCCGCGGCTTCAAAAATCCGCCCGCTTTTGTCACGGCCAACCTCGACTTCAGTGCCGAGCCGAAGCTCAATGCCCTGGTCAAGCGCGGGCGGATCTCCAAAAGCAGCGTTGTGAACGTCTGCGGCCAGCGCTTCGGGATCGTGGGTGCTACGACGCCGTTGCTGGGATCTATCTCCAGCCCCCGCGACGTGAAGATTGACCCGGATGTGGTAGGTACGGTGCAGGCGGAAATTGATGTGCTGCTGGCCCAAGGCATCAACAAGATCATCTTCACCAGCCATCTGCAGAGCGTCGAGGAGGATCTGGCCCTGATTCCGCAACTGCAGGGCATCGATATCGCCATCGCCGGGGGCGGCGACGAACTGCTCGCCAATCCCGACACGCCGCTGTTGCCGGGCGACGCAGAACTGGTGGCCGGCTCCTATCCGCTCACCGCCGCCGACAAAGACGGCAAGTCGGTACCGATTATCACCACCACCGGCAGCTACCGCTATGTGGGCAAGCTGGTGGCTTCCTTCGATGCGGCGGGTAATGTCGTCAGCCTCGATGCCAACCGCAGCGGCCCGGTGCGCGTCATCGCCAAAAGCCGTAGCTTCCCTGACGGTGTGGTACCCGACCCGCTGGTGCAGGAACTGGTGACCAGACCGGTGCAGGCGGCGGTGGACGACCTGGCCGCCAACGTCATCGGACAGAGCGAAGTGGCCCTCGATGGCCTGCGCACCAACGTGCGCACGATCGAAACCAACCAAGGCAACCTGGTGGGCGATGCACTCTTGTGGCAAGCCAATCAGCTTGCGGCCGGTTTCGGTGCCCCGACGGCGGACGTGGCGCTGCAAAACGGCGGCGGCATGCGCGACGACGAAGTGGTTCCGCCCGGCAATATCACCGAGCTGAAGACCTTCGACATCCTGCCCTTCTCGAACTTTGTGTGCATCGTGCCCCAGATTTCAGCCGCCCAGTTCAAAGAAATCCTCGAAAACGCCGTCTCGCGCGTCGAATTGACCGACGGTCGCTTCGCGCAGATTGCCGGTTTCCGCTACACCTGGGATGCCACCGGCACCGCCCAGGTGATCGACGAGACCACCGGCCAAATCACCACCCCCGGCACCCGGGTCAAAGAAGTCGTGCTGGCAAACGGCACGGTGCTCGTCCAGAACGGCCAGGTGGTGGCGGGTGCCCCGGCCGTCAACATCGCCACGATCGACTTTCTGGCTAGAAATGGCGATCAGTACCCCTTCAACGGCGTCCCCTTCACCAACCTGGCGGTCTCCTACCAGCAGGCGCTACTGAACTACATCACCGGCAACCTGAGCGGTGTGGTGACCAGCAGCCAGTACCCCGAAGGCGGCAGCGGCCGGATCACCCGCCTCAACTAG
- the fghA gene encoding S-formylglutathione hydrolase: MRNAPELLSSHRCFGGTVGFYRHHSETCDGSMRFSVFTPPQAAAGPVPVLYFLAGLTCTEENFMVKAGAQRAAAQHGLMLIAPDTSPRNTGIPGEDDEWDFGSGAGFYVDATEEPWSRHYRMYSYVVGELPLIVAAHFPADPERTGISGHSMGGHGALVCAFKNPTRYRSVSAFAPIAAPTRSPWGQKAFPRYLGVDQESWKSYDASALVALGTIEPTMLIDQGMADPYLEEQLRIDTFEQACAAAGQSLLLRRQVGYDHSYYFIASFIDDHLRHHAEVLIR, translated from the coding sequence ATGCGCAACGCACCCGAATTACTGTCCTCCCACCGCTGCTTCGGCGGGACGGTGGGCTTCTATCGGCACCACTCCGAGACCTGCGACGGCTCGATGCGCTTTTCGGTGTTTACCCCACCCCAGGCAGCGGCCGGTCCGGTGCCGGTGCTGTACTTTCTGGCGGGCCTCACCTGTACTGAAGAAAACTTCATGGTCAAAGCCGGAGCACAGCGCGCCGCTGCCCAGCACGGGCTGATGCTGATCGCCCCCGACACCAGCCCCCGCAACACCGGCATCCCCGGCGAGGACGATGAATGGGACTTCGGCAGCGGGGCGGGCTTTTATGTCGATGCCACCGAGGAGCCGTGGAGCCGCCACTACCGCATGTACAGCTACGTGGTCGGCGAATTGCCCTTGATCGTCGCTGCCCACTTTCCGGCGGATCCTGAGCGCACCGGCATCAGCGGCCACTCGATGGGGGGCCACGGCGCGCTGGTGTGTGCCTTCAAGAACCCGACGCGCTACCGCTCGGTCTCGGCCTTTGCTCCCATTGCTGCCCCGACGCGCTCGCCGTGGGGCCAAAAAGCTTTCCCGCGCTATCTGGGAGTGGACCAGGAGAGCTGGAAAAGTTACGACGCAAGCGCCCTGGTGGCGCTCGGTACCATCGAGCCGACCATGCTGATCGACCAGGGAATGGCAGATCCGTACCTGGAGGAGCAACTGCGCATCGACACCTTCGAGCAGGCCTGCGCCGCCGCCGGCCAGTCGCTGCTGTTGCGCCGCCAGGTAGGCTACGACCACAGCTACTACTTCATCGCCAGCTTCATCGACGATCACCTGCGCCACCACGCCGAGGTGCTGATCAGATAA
- a CDS encoding S-(hydroxymethyl)glutathione dehydrogenase/class III alcohol dehydrogenase: MQVKAAVAMEAGKPLRIESVELEGPKVGEVLVEIKATGICHTDAFTLSGADPEGLFPAILGHEGAGVVVEVGPEVTSVKPGDHVIPLYTPECRQCEYCLSRKTNLCQAIRATQGRGVMPDGTSRFSLGGEPLYHYMGTSTFSNFTVLPEIAVAKIRKDAPFDKVCYIGCGVTTGVGAVIYTAKVEPGANVVVFGLGGIGLNVIQGCRMVGADKIIGVDTNPAKKVLAEKFGMTHFVNPKAVEGDLVPYLVELTKGGADYSFECIGNVDVMRQALECCHKGWGVSVIIGVAGAGQEIRTRPFQLVTGRVWKGSAFGGARGRTDVPKIVDWYMEGKINIDDLITHVLPLNEINQAFDLMHEGKSIRTVVTF, from the coding sequence ATGCAGGTAAAAGCGGCCGTGGCAATGGAAGCCGGCAAGCCTTTGCGGATAGAAAGCGTCGAACTGGAAGGCCCCAAAGTCGGCGAGGTGCTGGTCGAAATCAAGGCGACCGGCATCTGCCACACCGACGCCTTCACACTCTCAGGCGCGGATCCGGAGGGACTCTTTCCGGCGATTTTGGGCCACGAGGGGGCCGGTGTGGTGGTGGAAGTCGGCCCCGAGGTGACGAGCGTCAAACCGGGCGATCACGTCATTCCGCTGTACACCCCCGAATGCCGCCAGTGCGAGTACTGCCTGAGCCGCAAGACCAACCTCTGCCAGGCCATCCGTGCCACCCAGGGCCGGGGGGTGATGCCCGACGGCACCAGCCGCTTCTCGCTCGGTGGTGAGCCGCTCTACCACTACATGGGCACCTCGACCTTTTCGAACTTCACGGTGCTGCCGGAGATCGCCGTAGCAAAGATCCGCAAGGATGCCCCCTTCGACAAAGTCTGCTACATCGGCTGCGGGGTGACCACCGGCGTCGGTGCAGTGATCTACACCGCCAAAGTTGAACCGGGCGCAAATGTGGTCGTCTTTGGCCTGGGCGGCATCGGCCTCAACGTCATCCAGGGCTGCCGGATGGTGGGAGCCGACAAGATCATCGGAGTCGATACCAATCCGGCCAAAAAAGTATTGGCCGAGAAATTCGGTATGACCCACTTCGTCAATCCCAAAGCAGTCGAGGGCGACCTGGTGCCCTACCTGGTGGAACTGACCAAAGGCGGAGCCGACTACAGTTTTGAATGCATCGGCAATGTCGACGTGATGCGCCAGGCCCTTGAGTGCTGCCACAAAGGCTGGGGGGTGAGCGTGATCATTGGCGTGGCAGGCGCCGGTCAGGAAATCCGCACCCGGCCGTTCCAGCTAGTGACCGGCCGGGTCTGGAAAGGCTCCGCCTTCGGGGGAGCGCGCGGGCGCACCGACGTGCCCAAGATCGTCGACTGGTATATGGAAGGCAAGATCAACATCGACGATCTGATTACCCATGTCCTGCCGCTGAACGAGATCAACCAGGCGTTCGACCTGATGCACGAGGGCAAATCCATCCGCACCGTGGTGACTTTTTAA
- a CDS encoding phosphoribulokinase, with product MAQRPIILGIVGDSAAGKTTLTRGLAQLLGPDNVTIICTDDYHRYDRKQRAELGITALHPDCNYLDIIQQHLALLRTGQPILKPIYNHKTGTFDPPEYIKPRNFVVVEGLLGFSTRGMRDCYDVKAYLAPPESLRTRWKIRRDTAKRGYTEEQVLGEMAKREPDSEQFIRPQRSTADLVVSFYPGQNGPDTQLNVRLVLRPTIPHPDFVDVIERSGAHTRSAVRIELDRDMGKPVDVLEVDGHATDEQVKELQDVLCEEMANGSQLCNIPADLGKVTGTTGETLQSHPLAISQLLITYHMLKASRGVYV from the coding sequence ATGGCACAGCGTCCTATCATTCTCGGCATCGTCGGCGACAGCGCGGCGGGCAAGACCACCCTGACGCGAGGCCTCGCTCAGCTCCTCGGCCCCGACAATGTCACGATCATCTGCACCGACGACTACCATCGCTACGACCGCAAGCAGCGCGCCGAACTGGGGATCACTGCCCTGCACCCCGACTGCAACTACCTCGACATCATCCAGCAGCACCTCGCTTTGCTGCGCACCGGCCAGCCGATCTTAAAGCCCATCTACAACCACAAAACCGGCACCTTCGATCCGCCCGAGTACATCAAACCGCGCAACTTTGTAGTGGTCGAGGGGTTATTGGGCTTCTCGACGCGGGGGATGCGCGATTGCTACGACGTTAAAGCCTACCTCGCTCCCCCGGAGTCGCTGCGTACCCGCTGGAAAATCCGGCGCGACACCGCCAAGCGCGGCTACACCGAGGAGCAGGTGCTGGGCGAGATGGCCAAGCGCGAACCCGACTCGGAGCAGTTTATCCGGCCCCAGCGCAGCACAGCGGACCTGGTGGTGAGCTTCTACCCGGGCCAGAACGGCCCCGATACCCAGCTCAACGTGCGGCTGGTGCTGAGGCCCACCATTCCCCACCCGGACTTCGTGGATGTCATCGAGCGCAGCGGCGCCCACACCCGCTCGGCGGTGCGCATCGAACTGGACCGCGACATGGGCAAGCCCGTCGATGTGCTCGAAGTGGACGGCCATGCCACCGACGAGCAGGTCAAAGAACTCCAGGATGTGCTCTGCGAAGAGATGGCCAACGGCTCGCAGCTGTGCAATATCCCCGCGGACCTGGGCAAGGTGACCGGCACCACCGGCGAAACGCTGCAGAGCCATCCACTCGCCATCTCGCAGTTGCTGATCACCTATCACATGCTCAAAGCCTCGCGGGGTGTCTACGTTTAG